The following is a genomic window from Daphnia magna isolate NIES linkage group LG4, ASM2063170v1.1, whole genome shotgun sequence.
GTTATAAAAGAAATGAGACCGGCTACCGGTagttaaacaaaaatgtataaaataaGATAACATGTATCTGACACGGAACTTAAACGATGACAACACTAAAGTTAGATAAGACGAAAGAGTAGATTGAATTGGCTTACcgataaacaagaaaaaaatcaaaagtcCTAGTTCTCTCATTGAGGCCTTGAGCGTGCGACCTAGAATCTGGAGTCCCTTGGAGTGGCGAGAGAGCTTGAAAATTCGAAACACTCGAACAAGTCGGATGACTCGAAGGATAGCCAACGACATGGCTTGATTGCTGCTCCTCTCCTGTGGCGGCCCTCTTTGGATTCCGTCATCAATGTCCTCTTCTTCTGCTAGGACAGTGGCCAACGTTATGAAGTAAGGAATGATGGCCATAATGTCGATGACGTTCATCATATCTTTAAAAAAGTTTCGTTGGTTTGGACAACATATGATGCGCACGATGATTTCGAACGTGAACCACACTATGCAAATTGTTtcgatgagaaaaaaagggtcTGTGAAATCGGGCACTTCGTCCTCCTCGATTCGCGTCCGGTTGTTGGTGGCGTTGAAAAGTTTGTAATGTTTAAACTCTGGCAGAGTTTCAAGACAGAATATAACAATTGAAAGCAGGATGACCACTACGGAGATAATGGCTACGACACGGGCAGCTTGCGAACTTTCTGGATATTCGAATAGCAACCACACCTTTCTTTTCCACTCTTTTTCGGGAAGCGgtctttcttcctcttttatGAAACCCTCGTCCTCCCTACaattcgaaaacaaaacaaacacaaatggATCTCAGTGGCTTTCAAAATAGTAGCATTTCGCAAAAGGTCAGCTTCGGTGAGAATGAAATCGATCTTTGTCATGAATAATATCGGAGGGAAAGCGTTGACAGTGGACCAACCGAATGTATCGAATCTACCTGAATTTACTGATGGCCGAATCACCAAGCTCATAGAATTTGATTTCCTCGGAGAAAACATCGAGTGGTACGTTGACAGGCCTCCGCAATCTGCCACCACTCTGGTAATAATAAAGGATGGCATCGAAACAAGGCCGATTGCGATCGAAGAAATATTCGTTTCTCAATGGATCGAAATAGCGAATCCGTCGAGCTGGATCACCCAAAAGCGTTTCAGGAAACTGGTTCAGAGTGCGCAGTTGGGTTTCGAATCTTAGTCCGCTCACCTAGTCCAATTTTGATCAATTTAGACAAAGTaaattacatattttttttttctaaaactACGTATCCGTGTAGTAGTTTTAGGACCCAAGCCAAACTTGTTCTGcatttctcaatttttgtgtggtgtAACTTGCTGTGCACATTAACAATGTAATTTCAGTAGAAATTAGGAGCGCAAAATTCCGTTCGACATTTAACTTCTATCGCGATTTAAACAATGAATTCTAATGTCAATTGAATTGTCAACTGCGTGAAAATGTTTGCAGTGCCGTGGCAGAAAGTAAAACGCGGGTGATTTATCATAAGGGTTTGCAATTCGATTTGTCACAAAATTTAGTTGACTTAAATTGAAACGAAACAGGACGCATGCTCTGATTTGTTAATAGTACATCGTCAACTTAGAATTTTTACAACTTAGACAACCGGACGTGATTTGGTTGTTATACTTTTGCAACTGGTTACAAccgaaaacacaaaaaaaaaggcataaaAGCAAATGTTCCCTAACGTAATtggcgaaaaatgaaaatatggCTTTAACTATTTTGAAGAAGACACGATCATCTACACTAACAAactgtttatttatttaacacAACATTTACGGTAACCGAAAGCGACTTACGTTAATGACGACCCGCTCACAGAAATCGTGGTCATGTGGAATGGGCTCAAAAGTTCCGATCCCTGGGAATTGGCCATTTGGATTGAGCCCGTCATCATCGTCGTGACTTGCCAATTTGGGCAGCGACCTACAAgcgaatttaaaaaaaaaaaaaacgtgtgaGAAAATAAGAGATTGCACTAAAGAGTTACCACTAGACTTTTTATGTAGAGACTCATAGTATCATCATTCGTTTAGTTCTAAGGCGTTACTCTGAATGTTTTGCCTCAGTTAAGGCCAAAACCAAACCATAAAAAGGGAAGCATAAACGGTCCGAAATGTGTAAAACTCGACAGCAGAAGCAGTTGACACGTTCGGATGATTTTACGCGCGTTAAAGACGGCGACAGATTTGCATTTGCACGACAATGATACTACTACGTAGTACATCCGTTCAGTGAGCAAAAATTCACACAATtacttttaaattttggatTTACAAACATTTGTGAAATTCACCAAAACCAAGTCACTGTCAAGGAAAGTCCGCTTTTTGATCGCACTATATGGTCCCATGTAAAAGGGATCTTTTCCCGATGAGAGGCTCTACACACCTCTGTTTTTGTCTaataaaattttcatttatctGAAAGGACAGCAAAACTGACAACCATAGGTTCGGGATTGTTTGATTGTGAAGAATCAAACGGTTGCGCCAGGCATTTGTCGAGATCGATCAGCTCAAAACAAAACTTGTTATTCACGCCGCGCCCACGTTGTAAGTCAGGCAAATGAGAAAAACGGTCGCTTCCAACAGTCTTTACTCTCTTGATTCGATTTTCATTAACACTAACGATACATCACGAATGGTAGCCAAAGGAACTCTGACTTCAGTTCTTTAAGTAAAACGTATTTTTCATGCTACTTTGCGTTTGATAGTATATTTATAAGCTTACGAGTTGTACACTATAcatcttctttatttttgataCGCTAAGACGAAACAAGAAGGATTAGtcgaccaatttttttttttcttactatACATTGCGTTTCTATATTGACGAGAAACTCGGTAAAACTGGCATGGAACAGAAACGTCCTTCCCTTATATAAAAATAGTAAGCTAAAGATGAAATATCCAAGTAACTCTGACTGTTGAGAAAAGCATTTGGTTTCCATTCAACTTTGCCAAGGTTGCATTTAATAttgttcttttccttttttagactttttctatttattgCAAACCACGCGATACGGGGGAATAACGAGTGCACCTTCCCTAACAAAATGTAATCCGCCTTTTGTTCttatttgttcttgtttttgctttttttccgCTCTGTGGCCATGGTTACCCTTTTGAGCgatgaaaaattgaaattcaatgaTGATTTTGATTGGAATAACGGCTTTTTCAAGTTAAGAAATCCACTTTCATATTTACTACTTGGTACTTTGAAGAAATCTTGATTATACAGACAaagcttgtttttgtttctaccGCTGCAACGACGAGCATGCAGCATTTGTTTGATTAGCCAATGTTGACATTATGAGTCTATGTATACGATTGCGATTGGAACCGACTTTGCGGGTTTTCTACTGCTTGTGTGTTTTCCATAAACGTTTGAAACACAACAATCGGTCTATTCCGATCCATGTGAAAGTGCAGCACGGCAGGGCACGAGTTCCAGTCGGGCTTTTGACTTTCCTATTTTTAGGTGCACCAGTCAACTCTCTGACGGATGGATAACATGAGGCAGAGAACACCGTGAAAGCATCGCACAGTTGATTCGAACGGCAGCAATAAATAAATGTGTTCTTCTTTCACGTATTAAGCGTCGCAATGCATTTTGCTGCGGTTCTGACAAAtaggaaatgtttttttcaaagtgtTTTGGAAAATATTCTGTCCATTTTTTTGCTAAAAGACACGCTGGAATGCTTGGAATCGACACAGCTGTAAAGGTTAAACAATGACACGTCTGTCCGCCTCATGAAACTTGATCACATAGTGCCGGTGTTCCGAAAACTGAGGATATTCTCGGGATATTCTAGCTAAGTGAACATAGACTGTAAACGTCCAATACCTGCGCCGCCGGTGAACTGGATAGCATCCATCCATGTTTAGTAtatcaatttgtttttttagtgaTTAGATCAATGAAGTTCCTGTTCTATTGGCAACTGCTTCTAGTTATTGTTTCTTCGGTTCTTCCATTGGCTGATGTTAACGTGAAACGTGGCACCAGCGAGTGACAAACGTCAAGAAAAGGCAACGTCACCGATGCCACGCATCTTCTCGATACGGCGACGTTGGCATGTTCCTTCTTCTTACTACGTACATCCATCACAGGAGATGAGCCATTGGATCTGATGAGATAAGTTTCTACGAAGCTGCCACTGGGCCATTTCCATCGATCAAATTGAAACAACTACTTCCCCTAGACGGATTAGAAGTATACGCACATGTACACTACTTTTGGATCGTCGATATTTCGACACGCTAATTGCATATCGATTaccaaagataaaaaaaaaaaaaaaaggaaaaaaataaaaagaaaaagaaaagttcgtGTAATGAGGGTACGTAAACGTGATGGGTACGGATGTTGACGCAGTGATTGAAGCCACCAGTGCACCACCACCAACCACTTGCCACCTGGAGCGCTGTATCTGGATACGTTCACATGGTCTTATTTCCTTCACAGAACTGCTGATTGTGGAAGACCGTTGGTGTGTGTTTGCCGTGCGAGCTACGGTTAGTCGGTTTCAAAGTTCTGTGTTAGCAGCTACTCTCGCAACCGTTGCTCTTGTTCTGTGAGAGCGAATCGATGCGTAGCCTCTGCATAGACGCACAGCATCGACTTGTAGAGAGAGGATGGTGCACAGTCGGCGAGCTGAGAAATCTCGTCCGATTTCTCGCATGCACCAGATATAtagcgaaaaaagaaaagggaggcTGGCAAGGTTTTGCTACGAACGCGATAAGAGGGGCGGTCTGTTTTCACGTAAGGATGTCATAGACGGCATCCAAAGCGAGGTTCAATTGAGCAAGATGATACTGTGTGCGTGTCGCTAGCATTGATCCAGCTTACATTGCAGCTGCCACTAGCTACTTTTGGCTTGCacatcttcttcgtcttcatcttctcattattattcgactttttctttgcatttttgtCCCCGTTTTTTTGATTTCCCGTTGCATATACGTATACACTGCTACAGCACCTTGTAGTACCCTGAACTCTCATGTCCCTCTTTTCTATTCTCCTCTTGTTTCCGAAACTTGCATAAGGACACGCTCACAAAAACGGATTGGTTCCTCGGTCGATTCGCCCTCTGCACTTGTGCACTCTGATGTCTGTGGGCTTGTGGATTCCTGTGTAACTCTCGCACGTGCTCTTTCAACCGCAGCTCGACATCTCTTGTTTCTATATCTCCCTGTCTCTCCTTTTCTTCGCCTCTCTTATCATTGATTTTGCTGCTTAGCCACGACAAACATGCGTACTGAAAAGAGTGTAACACACAAAAGGAAACACCAAGTTTGATGGGAAATGGCATGTAGACAGGCACCTTCAAAATAGCGGCAACTTTCTGAACGGTTGACTATTCTAGAGAGGGAAACAAATAGAAATCGCTATCGCCAGAGGCAAAACAATGTCTGTCTATAGTGCTGTCTAAATTTCACTTTTCAATCGACCTGGCTTCTTTTTACTCACATTTTCTTTGAATAAACGAGAACAGATTAAAAACAATAGGAGTGCGTCCTACTGAGTTTTTGAGGTAAGTGTCAGCTGTTTCAAGGCATAGAAATTTATAGCAGGTGAGCAGTGAGTATAAAGTAGTCAATATATGCATCGATAGTCAACGTTGCCTAAATTTGAGCTCATTTACAGTTGTCAGTGGCATCCCTCTTCAGAACGAAGTAAACGATCCAGCAACAGGAACGGGCCAAAACAAGCCCATGAATCGCAATGAGAATACGAATAGCTAAATTACAGCCAGCTATTCAGGCATAATCGTGAAGAAACTTaaaacttaaaacaaaaattatgaatCGAAATCGTTCATTTTAGTCTCCGTCTAATGACACCTTGTGggaccacacacacacaaacgatTGGCACGACACCGTATCGGTGATAAATAACTTGAGATCACGATGCAAACAAGTCTGCTTAGACTGTCTGcatcatttaaattttgaaacaattaCGCTGACAAACTCTCTCTTCCGTACGGAAATTTCATGTTATGAAAAGCccatcaaaaagaagaactaggttatttaaaaacaaaacaaaacaaaacaaaacacggaatattcaaaagaaagaattgatgGGAATGAATGCGACGTAAACTAGTGAGTAGAGTAGACGAGCGGTGGTGCATGAGTCGACTTTTCGTCATCCAGTTTCAGTCACTATATACTAGTACTTCTAGCGTGAGCATTGAGGCAAACGACTTTGAAGGAAAGGAGGTACAGCAAAGTGGTAGACTAAcggagagaaaaaagagaagggagGGAGAGGGGGGGGAGAGGGTGGAGGACGAAATCTGCTGCAGTGCAGATGAACTGCAGCTGTTGGCGTCCAGTCGTTCAGCATCTTATTACTAGCAGTGTCTAGGACGAAAATCGCGAGAGGGCGGAGACCGGAAAGTTACCAAGTGTATGGATCCAGTAGAGGGTGCGGCCGGGTGGAGTCGGGTGGAGGGAGGACGAAAGTGTACGGGGTGCGGAACTGCAGAGAACGGAGCTATAACGTGTTtcgacacaaaaaaaaaaagggaaaaaataataaaccaaAAAGTATAgctggttaaaaaaaaaaaaactctctCTCAGAGTCCCGCTTGGAACTATGTCTCTAAGTTGAATACGCAACTATTTCTTTAGTTTGATATCAAATAGGATTATATAGAAAggccaaaaaggaaaggagCAGTAACGACGACCGACTGCATCAAATACGCCTTGTTACTTCgtacttttttcttctcagtTTGATCGACCCTTGCTTCGCTAGTTTCCTTCGAGCTACGAAATAGACTTTCGGACAAGTATCCTTTattcgattttatttttttcaataaaaaaaaaataaacaaaaccaaTAAAGGTTTTGGGGGCTATTCCCCGTGCAGTCGTCGTATTTACATTTACGAATGCCGGCATTATTCTTGatgaagaaacaaacaagGTATCTCAGATTTCTTAGCACCATCTATCCGTTCAGACGAGAAATGAACACCAGTTCAACACCGGTGGTCTGCGTGAGTCTGTCACGGTTTTCCTGGGCTTttgggagggggaggggggtgtGATAGCGGCTTCCTTAATATCGATCAGGATGGAACTGACGGCAACAGCGAGAAGAGCTTTAATTTTGCAGGCCAACGAAATCCAGGGTTCGCAACTCGATGGGCTCAACATCAACCGGGTGGCGACGTATTCGAGGCACAGTGTTAATAGAACCGGAGGGTGACAAGATCAACGTGTCGCTGTGAAcggttttctttattttacaGGTTAGAAAACGATAGCTTGATAGCTCGCTAATCAAGTCCTCGGATTACAGTAAAAGATCCGTGGGGCTAGACTAGTTCCAGCCCGCTGGGACGACGTTGCCAAGCGCTGTCAGCCTTGGTGGTCTTCCAACCGGAAGCGTATAAAAACGTAGTTAAAACAACCATGAagctttttctctctctcttttttttttttttgaaaaaattctaccaGTTActgaaattcctttttttttttcgactgggatttccttttttttttttttttttcgcttaaAAAATTCATCACTCTTGTAGTcaattttgtcttttttgttgttgttccgaCTAGAATAACAACGGCGCAAGCGACGCGTATTTCTGTGCTTATCGCTATGGTTGCATGTAGATATCCATCTTGTCTGATTCCATCGGGTTTTCTCTTCGTCTCCCGGCGGGATTTcgatgttgttttgttttgttttgtttttttatttcatattttgttttgttttgccaaCTCCACCCAGACGCCAGCTAGACGCAGAGTTCGCGGCAGTTTTTGGAACTATGTCACAACTTTTAATCGTTAGAACGGCAAAATGATGCGGCACTATGTACTGTATAGCGCTTGGCGACGGTAAAGCTACACTTAACGGGTGCAGtaactcaaaaaaaaaaaataaataaaaaatggagggCGGAATCACTTTCAGATGACATAAAATTCCCCTCTGAGAGAGGATTTGCTTTGAAACTGGTCGAATATAGTGAATACCATCGGATGGTATAGTATATACTACGTGCGTATAACTTCCATCAGTGCTGGTGCTATGCTTCCTACAATGTGTGCGCGCGGTATAAATAACATATAGCACACATGTATTCCTGGCTATCGACGAAAGCAGTCACTAACTCAGTTCATCCGCATTCCCTCCCTTCCGCTTATTTTGCCCCAACACTACACCAAGCCTCTGCCTGCCCCCCCCGGCCCCCACCCACCCATACACTGCTGCTATGCGCACACGATTTCCAGTGCCACGCAAAGTGGTGACACGCATCTTTAATTTTGGCGTCCTTCACGGCCACTATATTCGCTTCGTCTCTGCCCAAACTTAACGTGCGCTCCCAGGGAACCTACTAATAGATAGGGAAGCAATCATTGGCATTAAAACTGCGTTTCTAAATGATAAACAAGCGTcccacaatttttttcacttgGCTATTTTCCGTTACACTGTGCCACACAGCGAATGACTAGAGACAGAATGATACCGTACGATCGGCTATATCCAAGTCTGCAGTTATTGAGGCTTATTTCTTTGCCGATCCAAACTGGAGcacacaaaaaacacacacaacacaaacacacagacacacgtAAACTTGGATAGAGGGATCACTCGATTTATCTTCGGTCTTCATTAAAGCGGACAGACTGGGAGGATGTGTATGCTTTCAACGTATCGACCGGTGTGGCCAGTTCAAGCGATGCATTAAACCATAAAAGCTTGCGGGCATTTTTGCGTGTATACACTTTGCTTTTTTGGGCGGAGGTCGGCGTATAACGGTCGAGACATTAGCGAGATTGACCTGCTCGAGCAGACGGTCGTTTCGTGATTTGTTGCCATTGGATCGTGAAACCAGACACTGGCTGAGGGTAAGGCTCGTGCCAACGATAGTCGGCCCAGTGGCGCACTCGTGTAAGCTGCAGCGATACGGCCTGAATCACGCAGTTCCAGGCGACATAGACATTGGGCCGCCAGCGATGTTTTAAGCCAATCTGCCCACGTTTGGACGGAACGGCTTAGCAGCATCGTGTGCCAATATAGCATTTCGGCTATAAGTTAGGAACTGCCCCGAGCGACTGCGAGAGCTGTCGTGGCCATGTTTGTTTTCTATACTGATGACAACAAGCTAAGCTTTCGTCGTAGGCCGGACTGTCGCTCTGATATTTCCGCCATGAAAACATGGACTGTCAAAAAGTTTGCGGCAGAATGCGAGTGCTGCTGCCTTTCGAGCGATATAAATAAAAGTTTCAGCAACTTTGAATGGAGAGCATTCAAGGAAAGatggagaaaatgaaatgaggCATTTTCAAACGTCAATGACGACGATGGAGGAATTGATTATTTTCAATGGTGTGGTGGCATTGTACTTACACAAATCGCGAGTAGCGCGCGTGTTCGTCGCTTAATCCATACAAACCAGCCACAGCGGCAGCCATCGTGTGGCCCTTATTGAATTGCCATCCAGCACCTCACTCGCCTCATCAATAAAAAGAGCTAAAAGCAATAGGAAACCGCTAAGCAAAACATTGAGTTGGTTTATCCAAAGAACAAAGAGCTTGCCACTGGGATCACAAAGAACATATTCGATTGATGTTGTTTACTACGGCCGACTTTCTGCCGAAAATTCGTTGGAACGGCAAGAGCAAAAGCCAGAAGAAGCAATCATAAATATCAAcgtagaaatttgaaaaaaatttaacaaaaaaagaaaagttcttTGGCGTTTTCCCTTTGAAAACGCTTGCACTAAAGCACAAACTAGTGAACGATATTTCGCACGTCACGAAACTTGGAAGTCTGCGTAGCAGTAAAGACCATCCACTGTGATTTTTATAGGTGCCCTCCCCTTCAGTATCTTTTCACAATCACTGTTTTGCAATGCAAATGGTATTCGATTGAAAGTCAAACAACCTTAGGCACGAGGATCTGGCACCCGCACACGATTGGTCCCCAAAAGAAATCACTGGACGACAAGAACTTTGCGAGTTTCGATAGTTTGGTCAATCGAAGCACAATTTGCCACCGACCAAATGGCGTGAAAATAGGGATCGACGACGAGACTTTGCTAGCGCAGCTTTCTCGTTCAGCATCACCAGTGCCGCATCCATTTCCGCCAAACGAAGCAGCTGCTTCTTTTGCCCACCACTGCTCTGTTGATTTTGAATATGCTCCCGAATTTGCCTCCCCAACCAAAATACGGCAGCCGACGCAGCTCGGCAACGCCAGGCAAAGAAGGGGAGGAGTGTAGGaaacagttttttgttttgttttgtttatttttttccttttttcttaataAAAAGGAAAGCGTTGCTCGTGCATTTTGTCAAAGTGAAGTCAGGACAGCAATACCCCGCCCTAGATTTTGTTGCCCATCCGGCACCCACTTATTACGGGCAAGCGCTCACGTTCCCTACGTTTTTGGGGTATAAGGTGCTGTAAGGGAGGACGCGATCGAGTGACAAGAATGGCAGATTCTAATATGAGTTGAGAACGAAATGTAACGGAGAGGCCGACATGGATCGGCTGAAACGAAACAGGTCGGTAGTCCTAGAGTCCGGCTCTATAGTGTCGGGGGTAGTAGTAGCAGAGCTGACTTCTGGGAACGTTAGACAAACGGCGAGCGCAGATGACGACTGGGGCTTTCAACGTGCCAGCAACAGAAATATATAGCTAACGATAGGTAGATCGCGTGTCTAATCCGCTCAATAGTTGCTGCGTTCGCCTAGTTTTTCGAATCCGTGGCGATGCCGTCGCTTGCCACCGCTAGCACCGCCACTAACTCTGCCGCTGTGCCAAACTCTTCTTACGATGCCTtgttttattatcattttattattttttttttcctattttgactttttttttttttattattgcgACGCTCAATCGACCGAACGCAAGTTCTGCATCGACCAGCCACAAAACAAGAGGTCGAAAATGGTCACCACGCCTGCTGGcacaacgattttttttttttgttttttttttcatagcaCACAAACGTATACTTTTCTTCTTGTTATATCCTTGTCAAACTAGAAACACataaataatgataataatatgctaaaaaaacttcaaaaaaaaaaaaatgaagtaaaaCACAAACAGTTGTAAAGAGATACCggatgcaaaaagaaaacattagGCGACACAATCGTTGTAGGATAGGGAATAGGGAAGATGCGCTCTCTCGCCTTGGCTCATGTCTACTGGATCCAGTTTCCCTCTGAGTGTGCTGCATGCCAGTTCGCAGCAACCGTGTCACGAGGTCTGGCACCCATAGCCCACGTCACACATAGCTATCATAAATGGGGTCTCTTAGTTCTCGTTCGTTCGTCCTATGGCGCCAAAATcgggaatttcttttttttttctttttttttttttttttttgagctTTGAGATCTCTCTGGTTGGACGCATTTGAGCAAACTTGCAAAATCCATCCAGGCCCATATGGCAGGTCAATGCGTGtaatattttgttcttttttaattttttatttgttttaacaaCAAGCCGAGCGGcggaatttttcaaaaattgtgaTCGTACAAATAAAGATGCGTCGGATAAGGTTCAAAAACCTTTtcttgcgtttttttttttttgttttcaacgtACAGGAGAAATGACATAAAGCAAAAATCTGCCATACTTTTGGCGTTACTGGTGGTAGTTAGTCTACATCGGCAAGGTGCCCAGAGGCGACCTTATCCATCATTGGCGTCGTACCTCTCGCTTGCTGCCTTAATGCCTTGTCTTCCAAACGCGACAGTCCAAAAACGCAACttcaggccaaaaaaaaaattaaataaaataaaaaaagggaaaatatatataaaaaaaaaaaaaactataaaaagaaaaaaagggaataataATAGATAATAAAATATAGAACTACAGGAATATATCTGCCGCACGGACGTGATGCGACGGAATGCAAGACGAGTAGGAATGTCTTGGCTGCCTTCGATATCTTCTCAGTTTTAGTAAATTATTAGCGCGATGTGCAATCTATGTTTATTTAAAACCTGAATAACTTCATGTTTTCAGATTAGTTATTGACACCGTCGTCTTATTTGTTCTAGTTCTTCTGGTGTCGTGCGTTGCACACGTCACTTTACATGACAAATTGACAAATTCTTGCCTGCCTATCTGCCCCATCCAGTCCAATAACAACTTACGTGTTTGTCCACATAGCAATAAATTTAGCCTCGTCACGTGATCAGTTGGATAACGTAACAAACAGCTCGCATAACTACCACGTCCCAATTGCACGTACATAAGCCAAGAAACATTTCCGGCACTGTACAACTTTGTATCTCTTGACAGCACAAACAACGAATCAATTGGGCTGGTTCTGACCCACTACATCCAAGTTGTGATCACAAGCTTCAGTACCTACCCCTCCCCCCCTACTTCTTCCTCCCCCATTACGGCACTGTGTCAAACCTCTCGTCAAATACTGTTTGCTATTTGTTCATCGTATCCGACCTATTGTTACGACAGCCCTATATTTTACTGCCGAGTTGGGTCTCCGGGACCAATGACCACAATCGGTTTTCCGATGTTTATAGGGGACAATGGCGTTCCTGAtaatcaacaatttttttttgaaaataaaaaaaaacaaaaaaaaaaacataaaataaaataatgacgttttgttttaaataggtTGAAACATCTTTTCTCAGTTTACATGCGTATAAGAGTGTTGTTGTAAAACAGCATTTAATACATTGTGTATatcttttattgtttcccctcgaactaaaaaaagaaagatcaGCGCAAAAATCAGCGTTATTTTGTGTTATGTTTTGAAGTAAAATCACGAATTGAAACCAAGTGTCAGATTATCGCCGATCTACGCTGCAGCGCATATATATCTATAGCGCAGTATAGCGTAGAGGCTGTAAATTGTCGGCTGAAAAGAGATCGATCGGTTTGTGTTTCAGACGCAACATCGTGATAtaggtttccttttttgtctGCAACGTCCAGCATTTGTTTGGTTAGCTTCCCAAGAAACATTAAAACTATACACtgggaaaagaaattttctctATTGCGCCATAATTTTATCTTGTTCCATATTCGTTTCGAGAAAGACAATCTTGGCGGAAAAATGTTCGCGTAACAAGGatgcctttttgtttttgccgcttAGCCGTTGTCAGAGTGCTCTAAATTCTGATTTTGCTATAGAGCTGgccaaatttatttttattgtgttaAAATAATTGGCGGCAAACTTGCTAAGAATATGCCTTGTTTGAATTCCTT
Proteins encoded in this region:
- the LOC116935667 gene encoding potassium voltage-gated channel protein Shaker isoform X5, whose product is MDGCYPVHRRRRSLPKLASHDDDDGLNPNGQFPGIGTFEPIPHDHDFCERVVINVSGLRFETQLRTLNQFPETLLGDPARRIRYFDPLRNEYFFDRNRPCFDAILYYYQSGGRLRRPVNVPLDVFSEEIKFYELGDSAISKFREDEGFIKEEERPLPEKEWKRKVWLLFEYPESSQAARVVAIISVVVILLSIVIFCLETLPEFKHYKLFNATNNRTRIEEDEVPDFTDPFFLIETICIVWFTFEIIVRIICCPNQRNFFKDMMNVIDIMAIIPYFITLATVLAEEEDIDDGIQRGPPQERSSNQAMSLAILRVIRLVRVFRIFKLSRHSKGLQILGRTLKASMRELGLLIFFLFIGVILFSSAVYFAEAGSEVSHFKSIPDAFWWAVVTMTTVGYGDMTPVGVWGKIVGSLCAIAGVLTIALPVPVIVSNFNYFYHRETDQEEMQSQNFNHVTSCPYLPGTLGHARNKRDSLSDSGGSDIIDLEEGLLLETPLTKKQNCSTRYNNNISNTNVFTVETDV
- the LOC116935667 gene encoding potassium voltage-gated channel protein Shaker isoform X4 encodes the protein MAAAVAGLYGLSDEHARYSRFVSLPKLASHDDDDGLNPNGQFPGIGTFEPIPHDHDFCERVVINVSGLRFETQLRTLNQFPETLLGDPARRIRYFDPLRNEYFFDRNRPCFDAILYYYQSGGRLRRPVNVPLDVFSEEIKFYELGDSAISKFREDEGFIKEEERPLPEKEWKRKVWLLFEYPESSQAARVVAIISVVVILLSIVIFCLETLPEFKHYKLFNATNNRTRIEEDEVPDFTDPFFLIETICIVWFTFEIIVRIICCPNQRNFFKDMMNVIDIMAIIPYFITLATVLAEEEDIDDGIQRGPPQERSSNQAMSLAILRVIRLVRVFRIFKLSRHSKGLQILGRTLKASMRELGLLIFFLFIGVILFSSAVYFAEAGSEVSHFKSIPDAFWWAVVTMTTVGYGDMTPVGVWGKIVGSLCAIAGVLTIALPVPVIVSNFNYFYHRETDQEEMQSQNFNHVTSCPYLPGTLGHARNKRDSLSDSGGSDIIDLEEGLLLETPLTKKQNCSTRYNNNISNTNVFTVETDV
- the LOC116935667 gene encoding potassium voltage-gated channel protein Shaker isoform X8; this encodes MWQSGGMGGGAQGTKIPSSENPISKMLAGLLDRQQGRRSSERSLPKLASHDDDDGLNPNGQFPGIGTFEPIPHDHDFCERVVINVSGLRFETQLRTLNQFPETLLGDPARRIRYFDPLRNEYFFDRNRPCFDAILYYYQSGGRLRRPVNVPLDVFSEEIKFYELGDSAISKFREDEGFIKEEERPLPEKEWKRKVWLLFEYPESSQAARVVAIISVVVILLSIVIFCLETLPEFKHYKLFNATNNRTRIEEDEVPDFTDPFFLIETICIVWFTFEIIVRIICCPNQRNFFKDMMNVIDIMAIIPYFITLATVLAEEEDIDDGIQRGPPQERSSNQAMSLAILRVIRLVRVFRIFKLSRHSKGLQILGRTLKASMRELGLLIFFLFIGVILFSSAVYFAEAGSEVSHFKSIPDAFWWAVVTMTTVGYGDMTYDASGGVGENRGVTLRDCWCTYHSPSRARHCLQFQLFLPPGDRSRGNAVAKLQSRHQLSLSSWHVRSCAQQTRFFI
- the LOC116935667 gene encoding potassium voltage-gated channel protein Shaker isoform X9; this encodes MWQSGGMGGGAQGTKIPSSENPISKMLAGLLDRQQGRRSSERSLPKLASHDDDDGLNPNGQFPGIGTFEPIPHDHDFCERVVINVSGLRFETQLRTLNQFPETLLGDPARRIRYFDPLRNEYFFDRNRPCFDAILYYYQSGGRLRRPVNVPLDVFSEEIKFYELGDSAISKFREDEGFIKEEERPLPEKEWKRKVWLLFEYPESSQAARVVAIISVVVILLSIVIFCLETLPEFKHYKLFNATNNRTRIEEDEVPDFTDPFFLIETICIVWFTFEIIVRIICCPNQRNFFKDMMNVIDIMAIIPYFITLATVLAEEEDIDDGIQRGPPQERSSNQAMSLAILRVIRLVRVFRIFKLSRHSKGLQILGRTLKASMRELGLLIFFLFIGVILFSSAVYFAEAGSEYSYFKSIPDAFWWAVVTMTTVGYGDMRRNIIFKCRLFCRGWLGGIPLQIHPGCFLVGRSHDDHRRLW